The following proteins are co-located in the Pseudoalteromonas sp. N1230-9 genome:
- a CDS encoding Ig-like domain-containing protein, producing MTKLPYLALLFCSQSLLATENTTYYNQYGDATLLSSQQINYEKTYFTSRDKNNSQPNLDRTSGLNLSNALADESLELTSIYRRYSLGNSTGLKGLYSVDLYGNGNKQIISVQRNNINIIEYKDNQYSVVEDFDYQDYIIDSALVRSIADDTYYLILVMRNQIVKINLLTMKTESTKEVFSSQSVLARDINNDGQDELIAVANSQILILDQSDLSVISELEYNGNKFVVGSFTEQNVHELMLEDGQLYRISENTIDYIKTLNTQLTGIHLQSVDTNQDGLDEVINGNSWYSIELISPNTDSIMWTANSDLDISRIIVADVNNDGVQDLVYGDGQWGQIHALSLSTGQEFWQINNPEHSVSSILVDDFNLDGKTDIAWGAGYTSSGHDGFHIHTVEDKSKQLSQKIFTYSQSLLGLADIDGKGGIDVIFSENGTNKLQVIDIETKEQLLTNVNLTDGWNDYQYMVTADLFNDGKNYLIVAGSETYTGNIQVFSPDNGNLLYTVPFKSGDQISTIEAYDINQDGFLELIVGNGASHSGSEGSYIRVFNGQTGELIKRSPRLQDFGSGVSGIVVGIDTQVNNKELFALIGNQLVKYNYVDNSITNYSLGSSFKALEGIVINGEKSLYAANEYGLLFSLTESGEMSEVAKLCDNSLNNVVSTRAGFIQFSCEDKFGEYDLNNNELVYEVARANQQSSIVSATYKGVDYLLLSGKSIEVFSNEAATTLVKPDDSQATSHVLMPVEVNLSLADIDFVVFESSPSLGQLTFTDRQTGQFTYTPNGDVGVDELAFYTVKGRSRSELATFTVYLTNQAPMVENSTIKTHWNTPLVLNLPASDADSEQLIFTVKNAPQHGQVELLDQNSGEIRYTPSGESLQPVSITFTAKDTLEETALANVVIELTNTSPIATNLSYETYYSTVVNGRLIGTGADADRLEFEVISNPSSGELSFDKDTGLFVYKPVGESSHSVNFSYLVTDKFATSETKTVTINVVGKGNSSDSGSGGSMYYLIPLLVLSILRRRKYQM from the coding sequence ATGACCAAGCTACCATATCTTGCGTTGCTGTTTTGCTCGCAATCACTTTTAGCCACAGAAAATACTACGTATTATAACCAATATGGTGATGCGACACTTTTGAGTTCGCAACAGATTAACTATGAAAAAACTTATTTTACTAGCCGCGATAAAAACAATTCACAACCAAATTTAGATAGAACTTCTGGGCTAAACTTATCTAATGCCCTTGCAGATGAAAGCTTAGAATTAACATCTATATACCGTCGTTACTCTTTGGGTAACTCAACAGGTCTTAAAGGTCTTTATTCTGTTGATTTGTACGGTAACGGTAATAAGCAAATTATTTCAGTGCAACGAAACAATATTAATATTATTGAGTATAAAGATAATCAATATTCAGTTGTTGAAGATTTCGATTATCAGGATTACATCATTGATAGTGCATTGGTAAGAAGCATTGCTGATGATACATATTATTTAATTCTTGTGATGAGGAATCAGATAGTAAAAATTAACTTACTAACAATGAAAACGGAAAGTACGAAGGAAGTATTTTCTAGCCAATCAGTGTTGGCGAGAGATATTAATAATGACGGTCAGGACGAGCTTATTGCTGTTGCCAATAGCCAGATTCTAATACTAGACCAATCAGACCTTTCAGTTATTTCAGAGCTTGAGTATAACGGTAACAAGTTTGTTGTTGGCTCGTTTACAGAACAAAATGTTCACGAATTAATGCTTGAAGATGGCCAGTTGTATCGTATCTCTGAAAATACAATAGATTATATAAAAACATTAAATACTCAACTAACAGGTATCCATTTACAGAGTGTTGATACAAACCAAGATGGCTTAGATGAAGTTATCAATGGAAATAGTTGGTATTCGATTGAACTAATTAGTCCAAACACAGACAGTATCATGTGGACAGCTAATAGCGATTTAGACATTTCAAGAATTATAGTTGCAGATGTTAATAATGATGGTGTCCAAGACCTAGTATATGGCGATGGTCAATGGGGACAAATTCATGCTTTATCTTTAAGTACTGGTCAGGAGTTTTGGCAGATCAATAATCCTGAACACAGTGTTTCAAGTATTTTGGTGGACGATTTTAATCTTGATGGTAAAACAGATATCGCGTGGGGGGCTGGTTATACGTCTTCAGGTCATGATGGGTTTCACATTCATACTGTTGAAGATAAGTCTAAGCAATTGTCTCAAAAGATCTTTACCTATTCGCAGTCTTTATTAGGACTTGCAGATATTGACGGTAAAGGTGGGATTGATGTTATTTTCTCTGAAAATGGCACAAATAAACTTCAAGTTATTGATATAGAAACAAAAGAGCAATTACTAACCAATGTCAATTTAACCGATGGCTGGAATGACTACCAGTATATGGTTACAGCTGATTTATTCAATGATGGTAAAAACTATTTAATCGTCGCTGGCTCAGAAACTTACACAGGAAACATACAAGTATTTTCACCAGATAATGGAAATTTACTGTACACAGTTCCTTTTAAAAGTGGTGACCAAATTTCAACGATTGAAGCCTATGACATTAACCAAGATGGTTTCTTAGAGCTAATTGTTGGTAACGGCGCATCTCACAGCGGAAGCGAAGGCTCATATATACGAGTTTTTAACGGACAAACGGGTGAACTAATTAAGCGTTCACCTCGTTTACAGGATTTTGGGAGTGGGGTATCTGGCATAGTCGTAGGCATAGATACCCAAGTAAATAACAAAGAGCTATTTGCTTTAATTGGTAACCAATTAGTTAAATATAACTACGTTGATAATAGTATAACTAATTACTCATTAGGTAGCAGTTTTAAGGCGCTAGAGGGGATTGTTATTAATGGTGAGAAGTCGCTTTATGCAGCAAATGAATACGGCCTTTTATTCTCTTTGACAGAATCAGGAGAAATGTCAGAAGTTGCGAAACTATGTGACAATTCATTAAACAATGTTGTTTCTACACGTGCAGGCTTCATTCAATTCAGTTGTGAAGATAAGTTTGGAGAATATGACTTAAATAATAATGAACTGGTATATGAAGTAGCGCGTGCAAACCAGCAAAGTTCTATCGTTAGTGCAACTTATAAAGGTGTGGACTATTTATTACTTTCTGGAAAGTCTATAGAAGTGTTCTCGAATGAAGCAGCAACGACGTTAGTTAAACCTGATGATAGTCAAGCTACATCACACGTATTGATGCCTGTAGAGGTTAATCTTTCGTTAGCTGATATTGATTTCGTAGTATTCGAAAGTAGCCCAAGTCTAGGACAATTAACGTTTACTGACCGTCAAACAGGACAGTTTACTTATACACCAAACGGTGATGTAGGCGTAGATGAGTTAGCTTTTTATACAGTAAAAGGTCGTTCACGTTCTGAGCTAGCAACGTTTACTGTTTACTTAACTAACCAAGCTCCAATGGTTGAAAATTCGACGATTAAAACTCACTGGAATACACCGTTGGTACTTAACTTGCCAGCCTCAGATGCAGATAGTGAGCAACTTATTTTCACTGTGAAGAATGCGCCTCAGCATGGGCAGGTCGAGTTGCTTGATCAAAACTCAGGTGAAATAAGATATACCCCGAGTGGTGAATCTTTGCAGCCAGTTTCTATTACTTTTACTGCCAAAGATACGCTTGAAGAGACTGCGCTTGCGAATGTTGTTATTGAATTAACGAATACATCACCAATCGCCACAAATCTAAGTTATGAAACGTATTACTCAACAGTTGTTAATGGTCGCTTAATTGGTACAGGTGCTGACGCAGATAGGTTGGAATTTGAGGTCATATCGAATCCTAGTTCTGGCGAGCTTAGCTTTGATAAAGATACAGGTCTATTTGTGTACAAGCCAGTCGGTGAGTCTTCTCACTCAGTTAACTTTAGTTATCTAGTAACAGATAAGTTTGCCACATCAGAAACTAAAACAGTGACGATTAACGTTGTTGGTAAAGGAAATAGTTCAGATTCAGGCTCCGGTGGTAGTATGTATTATTTAATACCTTTGTTAGTGCTCTCTATTTTACGAAGAAGAAAATACCAAATGTAA
- a CDS encoding family 43 glycosylhydrolase gives MTLQTNSPLVEQRADPFVHKHSDGFYYFTGSVPTYDRIELRKSATLEGLKDAETFDIWFKHDNGPMSRHIWAPEIHYLDGKWYIYFAASQEDDIWALRPYVLECQGQDPLNDEWVELGMMQAAEGDEKSFTDFSLDATIFENNGKRYFCWAEKTGGQFAASNLYLAEMESPIKLKTAQFMLTTPDYDWERVDFWVNEGPAVLKNNGKIFIAFSASATGACYCMGYMEADENSDLLDRNSWTKTRMPVLETSVEKKIFGPGHNCFTVAEDGETPLCIYHARDYEHAVGEPSVVPKTDTRPLEEIVKDPLYDPNRHARIMEVKYDENGRPLFELY, from the coding sequence ATGACATTACAAACAAACAGCCCGTTAGTCGAACAGCGTGCCGACCCGTTTGTGCATAAGCACAGCGATGGTTTTTATTATTTTACAGGCTCTGTACCAACGTATGATCGCATTGAACTTCGTAAATCTGCGACATTAGAAGGCTTAAAAGACGCTGAGACCTTTGATATTTGGTTTAAGCATGACAATGGCCCAATGAGTCGCCATATTTGGGCACCTGAAATTCATTATCTGGATGGTAAGTGGTATATCTATTTTGCAGCCAGCCAAGAAGACGATATTTGGGCATTACGCCCGTATGTGCTTGAGTGTCAAGGTCAAGATCCGCTAAATGATGAATGGGTTGAGCTTGGTATGATGCAAGCGGCTGAGGGTGATGAAAAGTCGTTCACAGACTTCTCACTGGATGCGACTATTTTTGAGAACAATGGCAAACGTTATTTCTGTTGGGCAGAGAAAACCGGCGGCCAATTTGCTGCATCAAACCTGTATTTAGCTGAGATGGAATCACCAATTAAGTTAAAAACAGCACAGTTTATGCTGACTACACCTGATTACGATTGGGAGCGTGTGGACTTTTGGGTAAACGAAGGCCCTGCAGTGCTTAAGAATAACGGCAAAATTTTTATCGCTTTTTCTGCAAGCGCAACAGGTGCATGTTACTGCATGGGCTATATGGAAGCCGATGAAAACAGCGATTTACTTGATCGAAATTCGTGGACTAAAACACGCATGCCAGTGCTTGAAACAAGCGTTGAAAAGAAAATTTTCGGCCCAGGTCATAACTGTTTTACGGTTGCTGAAGATGGCGAAACACCATTATGTATTTATCATGCCCGTGACTATGAGCATGCAGTCGGTGAGCCAAGTGTGGTGCCAAAAACGGATACACGTCCGCTTGAGGAAATTGTAAAAGATCCGCTTTACGATCCAAACCGACATGCCCGCATAATGGAAGTAAAGTATGATGAAAATGGTCGACCATTATTCGAATTGTATTAA
- a CDS encoding RICIN domain-containing protein: protein MKTINVIKQIGLASLLLSCLTSLPLQAEDCTAMPESGQLYSVINRGSGLALDINTSDTSAAPNVITYDYWGGNNQKFQFIKESDGYWVIRSKYNNKVLDVLNSSQSNGANVIVYDDWQGANQRWQLKASSSGGFNIINKLTNKSLTVAGSNNVANVYQNDDAGISSQRWFINPVDATCGSDGGSQPTPSDLVGFAAQPGQDGLTTTTGGGNATPVRVTSCSALSDALSSPSAKVIHIPDNTTINCHTNNRTVQACPLDCGQWNDYGKTWYRVPVGNQSCSELGSSSNSPVNVTRNDRRIIVQSNKTLQGLGKNSKIVGASLVISKQRNIIIKNVMLENINPALVEAGDGISIDDSSHVWVDHMAFNKISDGYIDVDNSQNITLSWNRFYGYNTQVCANQHWYTHLFRNSQVTAHHNFWDTAAGRNPKIDGYNSRVHMFNNYWKNITYFAISASDGAEVLVENNYFENSAKPHWNQGSGYFSASGNIYTGRSATDQYRDNGATVFSDVQLYPYRLDNANTLESQVDGGTGPQ from the coding sequence TTGAAAACAATAAACGTCATTAAACAAATTGGCTTGGCTAGTCTACTTCTGAGCTGTTTGACATCTTTACCACTACAAGCGGAAGATTGTACTGCAATGCCAGAATCAGGTCAGTTGTATTCCGTTATTAACCGTGGGTCTGGCTTAGCGTTAGATATCAATACAAGTGATACAAGTGCAGCACCTAATGTCATAACTTATGACTATTGGGGGGGAAACAATCAAAAGTTTCAGTTCATTAAAGAAAGCGATGGATATTGGGTTATCCGATCTAAGTACAATAATAAGGTATTGGATGTACTTAACTCATCTCAATCAAATGGCGCTAATGTTATTGTTTATGATGATTGGCAAGGAGCCAATCAACGTTGGCAGCTTAAAGCATCGTCATCAGGTGGGTTTAATATTATTAATAAGTTAACCAATAAATCACTGACTGTGGCAGGCTCAAACAATGTGGCTAATGTGTATCAAAATGATGACGCAGGAATAAGCTCTCAAAGATGGTTTATAAACCCTGTTGATGCAACATGTGGCAGTGACGGAGGCAGTCAGCCAACGCCAAGTGATTTAGTTGGGTTTGCTGCACAACCAGGTCAAGATGGCCTAACGACAACAACCGGTGGCGGTAATGCAACACCTGTTAGGGTTACAAGTTGCAGTGCTTTAAGTGACGCTTTAAGCTCGCCTTCTGCCAAGGTGATCCACATACCCGATAATACGACGATTAACTGTCACACTAACAATAGAACAGTGCAAGCATGTCCTTTAGATTGCGGCCAATGGAATGATTACGGTAAAACATGGTATCGAGTGCCTGTAGGGAATCAAAGCTGTAGTGAGCTGGGCAGCTCTTCCAATTCACCAGTTAATGTAACGCGCAATGACCGTCGTATTATTGTTCAGTCTAATAAAACGTTACAAGGTTTGGGTAAGAACTCAAAAATTGTTGGTGCTAGCTTAGTCATCAGCAAGCAACGTAATATTATTATTAAAAATGTCATGCTGGAAAATATTAACCCAGCACTCGTCGAAGCGGGCGATGGAATTTCAATTGATGATAGTAGCCATGTTTGGGTTGATCATATGGCGTTTAATAAGATCAGTGATGGTTATATTGATGTTGATAATAGTCAGAATATTACCCTAAGTTGGAATCGTTTTTATGGGTATAACACTCAAGTTTGCGCTAATCAGCATTGGTACACGCATTTATTCAGAAACTCACAAGTCACAGCTCATCACAATTTTTGGGATACTGCGGCAGGGCGAAACCCTAAAATAGATGGTTACAACTCACGAGTTCATATGTTTAATAATTACTGGAAAAACATTACCTATTTTGCAATTAGTGCCAGTGATGGTGCAGAAGTACTTGTTGAGAATAACTATTTTGAAAACTCAGCGAAGCCACATTGGAATCAAGGTTCGGGTTACTTCAGTGCATCAGGAAACATTTACACCGGGCGCTCAGCAACAGATCAATACCGTGATAATGGTGCAACAGTGTTTAGTGATGTTCAGCTTTACCCGTATAGATTAGATAATGCAAATACTTTGGAGAGCCAAGTAGATGGAGGAACGGGCCCGCAATAG
- a CDS encoding helix-turn-helix domain-containing protein yields the protein MSNHLTLELKTPEGDIANYIQAIWYATAHSHGEQWLACDGATGVIFPLAGALLLDDKALSPPYAFQETSTHAAKITFSENAQFCGIRFNPTVLAEFKQHNHPLICEQSLMAIAKGLQKSANLQAFEALISTHFNYRHSIGHTYAKQLISKLIELTPLQTAYQLAPLSKRQLERQIKSQCGVTPKYFERIYRVKMAKQTIKDNPTMSFADIAQQCGFTDQPHFIKEFKAIMHITPARYRKLLNNTHTKKTKLIMR from the coding sequence ATGAGTAACCATTTAACTTTAGAACTAAAAACACCTGAGGGTGATATAGCTAATTATATTCAAGCTATCTGGTATGCGACGGCGCATTCACACGGTGAGCAATGGCTTGCTTGCGATGGTGCGACTGGGGTTATTTTTCCTCTTGCAGGGGCGCTTTTACTTGATGATAAAGCGCTTTCTCCACCTTATGCATTTCAAGAAACGTCTACTCACGCAGCAAAGATCACATTTTCAGAAAATGCACAATTTTGTGGTATTCGCTTTAATCCAACTGTTTTAGCTGAGTTCAAACAGCACAATCACCCACTTATTTGTGAGCAATCATTAATGGCTATTGCCAAAGGTCTTCAAAAAAGTGCCAATCTGCAGGCTTTTGAGGCGCTCATTAGCACGCATTTTAACTACCGACATAGCATTGGTCACACATATGCAAAACAATTAATTAGTAAACTGATTGAGTTAACACCACTGCAAACCGCCTATCAACTAGCTCCGTTAAGTAAGAGGCAGCTCGAACGGCAAATAAAAAGCCAGTGCGGCGTTACACCTAAATATTTCGAACGAATTTACCGCGTAAAAATGGCCAAACAAACAATAAAAGATAACCCGACGATGAGCTTTGCAGATATTGCTCAACAGTGTGGCTTTACTGATCAGCCGCATTTTATTAAAGAGTTCAAAGCGATAATGCATATTACACCGGCAAGATACCGCAAACTATTGAATAATACGCATACTAAAAAAACCAAACTCATTATGCGTTGA
- a CDS encoding carboxymuconolactone decarboxylase family protein: MKRGDYYNLQPALIKHLVEQEQLIKKAVETSFGLTIWELIKLRASQINQCAFCIAMHTKQAREYGETTNRIIGLSAWQDMPIYTKQECLALKLCEKLTLAQPIDDTFYQSLSDTFSEQGLVALTIAINAINSWNRIVKMFKPDVEFNE; this comes from the coding sequence ATGAAACGTGGTGACTATTACAACCTTCAACCTGCATTAATCAAACACCTTGTTGAGCAAGAGCAATTAATTAAAAAAGCGGTTGAAACAAGTTTTGGTCTAACAATATGGGAGCTGATCAAACTAAGAGCATCACAAATAAATCAATGTGCTTTTTGCATTGCAATGCATACCAAACAAGCAAGAGAATACGGTGAAACGACCAACCGTATTATTGGTTTAAGTGCATGGCAAGACATGCCAATTTATACAAAACAAGAATGTCTGGCTTTAAAATTATGTGAAAAGTTGACACTTGCCCAACCTATTGATGATACTTTCTATCAATCTCTTAGTGATACATTTTCTGAACAGGGGTTAGTTGCACTGACGATTGCTATTAACGCAATCAACAGCTGGAATCGCATTGTGAAAATGTTTAAACCTGACGTTGAGTTTAATGAGTAA
- a CDS encoding TonB-dependent receptor, translating to MRLKSPILCIGLSTPLYAQDIEHIEHIEHIEVNSYVKDYSPVSQIVVGKSVLSGELLAQQKASTLGDTLSQTPSVSSSFFGSSAGRPQIRGQGGQRVLITSNGMPIRDMSAISDDQLIPIEPFFAESITVLKGARATIPFGGEAMAGLVDVNDGRIPLQQEAEKEDKVEIQTGYNAATSLLSTLGGQQNDFAYNVNLLYREHSDYKIPNTAKAADCSNWGKLVLNSQLTSQCQVSLARPTWEHDGTKFVDVTPIDEQIITHQLANSANKVVNSSYYQTNLTFGGSQRFEHEQLFGLSVNYNAANRAIPGFIHPIREREHSHDTQQSNQSGNIRIYSSQYRIDALYQKQFSANLYLNQFNVKAAYSKQSDDENLDHRRVNKFILKNWQISPTLNYQFSEQFTGTFGLFIDQSEKQGSGNNNYLPDIKAKREAAYMMQNAAFGPLSLQLGARYEEVKYTPTINSHYQPGRGLGALVQNNKYDLFNHSVSLNWDITSFWYIAASLTHAERAPGMNELYASNPHYALLIEEQGNSNLKKESNKAEEFGTGLQFKNLSITANWYENNYDNYIYLGSTGVNRGGVYVKEWRQADTLNKGFEVELNYTLNTQNIGDFSFSAYVDETKNTPVYQFDGSYNPFTPEAFFNPDEAQMAEYFRRRLEGDSIPRTPADSYGAAVHWQFESFKASVDYQHNKAQQQLAKFEHASPSYYSLGANFSYSRSLFGFENEFFININNLTNQEIRPHQSYLRYLAPQPGRSIAVGIRAKI from the coding sequence ATGAGACTCAAATCCCCTATCCTCTGCATAGGATTATCGACCCCGCTGTATGCACAAGACATTGAACACATTGAACACATTGAACACATTGAAGTAAATAGCTATGTAAAAGACTACTCTCCCGTGAGTCAAATTGTTGTGGGCAAATCGGTTCTATCTGGCGAGCTATTAGCGCAACAAAAAGCATCGACCTTAGGTGATACCCTATCGCAAACTCCAAGTGTAAGTAGCAGTTTTTTTGGATCTTCTGCGGGTCGACCGCAAATTAGGGGGCAAGGTGGGCAACGCGTGTTAATCACAAGCAATGGTATGCCAATTCGTGATATGTCAGCGATCAGCGATGATCAACTCATTCCCATAGAACCCTTTTTTGCTGAGTCTATTACTGTTCTAAAAGGGGCACGTGCAACAATTCCTTTTGGCGGTGAAGCTATGGCGGGTCTTGTTGATGTTAATGATGGTCGCATACCTTTACAACAAGAAGCCGAAAAAGAAGACAAAGTAGAAATTCAAACGGGTTATAATGCTGCAACCTCTTTACTTAGTACGCTAGGTGGTCAGCAAAATGACTTTGCGTATAACGTAAACCTGCTCTACCGAGAACACAGTGACTATAAAATTCCTAATACAGCAAAGGCTGCTGATTGCTCCAACTGGGGGAAACTAGTTTTAAATAGCCAACTGACGAGCCAATGTCAGGTTTCTCTCGCAAGACCCACTTGGGAACATGACGGCACCAAATTTGTTGATGTGACACCCATTGATGAGCAAATTATTACTCACCAGCTTGCCAACTCCGCAAACAAAGTGGTCAATTCAAGTTATTACCAAACCAATTTAACGTTTGGGGGGAGTCAACGTTTTGAACATGAGCAGCTTTTCGGTTTATCTGTAAATTATAATGCCGCCAACCGTGCAATACCTGGGTTTATTCACCCGATACGCGAACGAGAACACTCACATGACACACAACAGAGTAACCAGTCAGGAAATATTCGAATTTACTCATCGCAATATCGAATTGATGCGCTTTACCAAAAACAATTTTCAGCTAATTTATACTTGAACCAGTTTAATGTAAAAGCAGCCTACTCAAAACAATCAGATGACGAAAACCTTGATCACCGTAGAGTAAATAAATTCATTTTGAAAAACTGGCAAATTAGCCCAACTTTAAACTACCAATTCAGTGAACAATTCACCGGTACATTTGGCCTGTTTATAGACCAAAGTGAAAAGCAAGGCAGTGGTAACAATAACTATTTGCCAGATATTAAAGCCAAACGCGAAGCTGCCTATATGATGCAAAACGCAGCGTTTGGACCTCTTTCACTTCAACTTGGCGCACGCTACGAAGAAGTAAAGTACACACCCACTATAAATAGTCACTATCAACCAGGCCGAGGCCTTGGAGCACTGGTTCAAAATAATAAATATGACCTATTCAACCACTCGGTTTCTTTAAATTGGGACATCACCTCATTTTGGTATATTGCTGCAAGCCTCACTCACGCTGAGCGTGCACCTGGCATGAATGAGCTTTATGCAAGCAATCCTCACTACGCACTTTTAATTGAAGAGCAAGGCAACTCAAATCTCAAAAAAGAGAGCAATAAAGCAGAAGAGTTTGGCACAGGTTTGCAATTTAAAAATCTAAGTATTACCGCCAATTGGTACGAAAATAACTACGATAACTATATTTATCTTGGCAGCACAGGCGTCAACAGAGGAGGTGTTTATGTCAAAGAGTGGCGTCAAGCGGATACACTCAATAAAGGCTTTGAGGTTGAGCTTAATTACACACTCAATACGCAAAACATAGGCGATTTTAGCTTTAGCGCTTATGTAGATGAAACAAAAAACACCCCAGTCTATCAATTTGATGGAAGCTATAACCCCTTCACTCCTGAGGCCTTTTTTAATCCAGACGAAGCGCAAATGGCTGAGTACTTTCGTCGTCGACTCGAAGGAGACAGTATTCCTCGCACGCCAGCCGACAGCTATGGGGCAGCAGTGCATTGGCAATTTGAAAGTTTTAAGGCGTCAGTTGATTACCAACACAACAAAGCGCAACAACAACTTGCAAAGTTTGAACACGCATCACCAAGTTACTATAGCTTAGGCGCTAATTTTAGTTATAGTCGTTCACTGTTTGGTTTTGAGAATGAATTTTTTATAAATATCAATAATCTTACAAACCAAGAAATTCGCCCTCACCAAAGTTATCTACGCTATCTAGCGCCACAACCAGGGCGGAGTATTGCTGTAGGTATACGCGCAAAGATATAA
- a CDS encoding tellurite resistance TerB family protein gives MKDLQKLVGNLNKSGALSGLLGGVAGSGLTSMMGGKSKKTGKKAIKYGALAAIGGLAWKAYKQYSEQKPTTAKPTSSRTFDFTPAVMPEHSFNEVIDDNHTDGQLLLMRAMIAAAYADGHIDDTERQKIFAQVDTLELSAQEKAMLFDELRKPMQLSELVNAVPNAQMGIEVYVASASAIDLNQSISKHYLEALANQLCIPNELVDNIHQQLPQ, from the coding sequence ATGAAAGACTTGCAAAAACTGGTAGGTAACTTAAACAAATCTGGTGCGCTGAGTGGCTTGCTAGGTGGTGTGGCTGGTAGTGGACTTACAAGCATGATGGGAGGAAAAAGCAAGAAAACAGGTAAAAAGGCTATAAAATATGGCGCGCTTGCTGCCATTGGTGGCCTAGCTTGGAAAGCATATAAACAATATTCAGAGCAAAAACCAACAACAGCTAAACCCACCTCCTCGCGCACTTTTGACTTTACTCCAGCAGTAATGCCAGAGCATTCATTTAATGAAGTCATTGATGATAACCACACCGACGGGCAACTCTTATTAATGCGAGCAATGATCGCTGCCGCCTATGCAGATGGGCATATCGATGACACAGAGAGACAAAAGATTTTTGCACAAGTCGATACCCTAGAACTGAGTGCACAAGAAAAAGCGATGTTGTTCGATGAACTAAGAAAACCCATGCAATTATCAGAACTTGTTAATGCTGTACCCAACGCTCAAATGGGCATTGAAGTGTACGTTGCAAGCGCTAGTGCCATTGACTTAAATCAGAGTATCTCTAAACATTATTTAGAAGCGTTAGCAAATCAATTATGTATTCCAAATGAACTGGTTGATAACATCCACCAACAACTCCCTCAGTAA
- a CDS encoding helix-turn-helix domain-containing protein produces MKIRINLDVELAKNKMQLKELSQRIGISMTNLSLLKNSKVKAIRFSTLAAICEALNCQPGDILEYQKDSDEDDKESRI; encoded by the coding sequence ATGAAAATACGTATTAATTTAGATGTTGAATTAGCAAAGAACAAAATGCAGCTCAAAGAGTTGTCGCAACGTATTGGTATTTCTATGACCAACCTCTCTTTGCTCAAAAACTCAAAAGTGAAGGCTATTCGCTTTAGTACACTTGCGGCCATTTGTGAGGCATTAAATTGCCAACCAGGCGATATTTTAGAGTACCAAAAGGATAGCGACGAAGATGATAAAGAAAGCAGAATTTAG
- the azu gene encoding azurin, whose product MKITQLTIGSLLFVLAASANANECELTIESNDMMQFSTKSLSAPKSCEEVTVTLKHTGTLPANAMGHNWVLSKQANIPDIASDGMSAGLDKNYLKPGDERVLAATKIIGGGEQTSVTFKTSLLKEGESYAFFCSYPGHYAIMQGTFSLS is encoded by the coding sequence ATGAAGATCACACAACTAACCATAGGCTCACTTTTATTCGTATTGGCTGCATCAGCAAATGCCAACGAGTGTGAATTAACAATTGAGTCAAATGATATGATGCAATTTTCAACTAAGTCATTATCAGCCCCAAAAAGCTGTGAAGAGGTCACTGTAACGTTAAAGCACACAGGAACACTTCCTGCCAATGCGATGGGTCATAATTGGGTGTTATCGAAACAAGCTAATATTCCTGATATTGCCAGTGACGGTATGAGTGCAGGGCTTGATAAAAACTACCTTAAACCGGGTGATGAGCGTGTTCTCGCTGCTACCAAAATCATCGGTGGAGGTGAACAAACAAGTGTCACATTTAAAACAAGCCTATTAAAAGAAGGTGAAAGCTATGCATTCTTCTGCTCATACCCTGGTCACTACGCAATAATGCAAGGAACATTCTCGCTCAGCTAA